The following proteins come from a genomic window of Lachnoclostridium phytofermentans ISDg:
- the hpf gene encoding ribosome hibernation-promoting factor, HPF/YfiA family, which yields MRYIISGKNIDVTEGLKSAIYEKIGKLEKYFNPEAEIHVTLSVEKDRQKIEVTIPMKGNIVRAEQVSNDMYASIDLVEEVIERQLKKYKSKLKDMNQSAANFNPSFFEDVLNEDSDEEDINITRVKRFAMKPMDAEEACVQMELLGHNFYVFRNAETDEVNVVYKRKGNSYGLIEPEF from the coding sequence ATGCGTTATATAATCAGCGGAAAGAATATTGATGTAACAGAGGGACTTAAGAGTGCGATCTATGAAAAGATTGGCAAGTTGGAAAAGTATTTTAATCCAGAGGCAGAAATTCACGTTACATTAAGTGTTGAAAAAGATCGACAGAAAATCGAAGTTACTATTCCTATGAAAGGTAATATCGTCAGAGCAGAACAAGTAAGCAATGATATGTATGCTTCCATAGATCTTGTTGAGGAAGTAATTGAGAGACAACTTAAAAAGTATAAAAGTAAACTAAAAGACATGAATCAGTCCGCGGCAAACTTTAATCCATCCTTTTTTGAAGATGTACTAAATGAAGATAGCGATGAAGAGGATATTAACATTACTCGTGTAAAGAGATTTGCTATGAAGCCAATGGATGCAGAAGAAGCTTGTGTGCAGATGGAGCTTCTTGGACATAACTTCTACGTGTTCCGTAATGCGGAAACTGATGAAGTGAATGTGGTTTATAAGAGAAAAGGTAATTCTTACGGATTAATAGAACCTGAATTCTAA
- the trxB gene encoding thioredoxin-disulfide reductase, producing MNKIIHDLAIIGSGPAGLTASIYASRAELNTIVIEKEPMSGGQIINTYEVDNYPGIPGIGGFDLAVKFREHSDKLGATHVYGEVKAFEVEDGIKKIVLDNGEEFYAKSLIIATGAASRKLDVKGEAELQGMGVSYCATCDGAFFRGKTVAVVGGGDVAVEDAIFLARICKEVHVIHRRDEFRAAKTFITKLLSLENVTVHWNSVVDEIVGTDAVNAVKVRNVATEETSELNVDGVFIAVGNVPNSEVYTPAVAVDRGGYIIADESCETNVPGIFAAGDIRTKELRQVITAASDGAVAVTGVERYLNHL from the coding sequence ATGAATAAAATAATTCATGACCTGGCTATCATTGGTTCGGGTCCAGCAGGTTTAACTGCAAGTATTTATGCCTCAAGAGCAGAGTTAAATACCATAGTGATTGAAAAAGAACCAATGAGTGGAGGTCAAATCATCAATACGTATGAAGTGGATAACTATCCAGGAATTCCGGGTATTGGCGGATTTGATTTGGCAGTTAAATTTAGAGAACACAGTGATAAACTGGGTGCCACTCATGTTTATGGTGAAGTGAAGGCATTTGAAGTAGAGGATGGTATTAAGAAAATCGTCTTGGATAATGGAGAGGAATTTTACGCGAAATCACTTATTATTGCGACTGGAGCTGCGTCTCGTAAATTAGATGTTAAGGGAGAAGCAGAACTACAAGGCATGGGAGTATCTTACTGTGCAACTTGTGATGGTGCATTCTTTAGAGGAAAAACCGTTGCAGTCGTAGGCGGTGGAGATGTGGCCGTAGAAGATGCTATCTTTCTTGCGAGAATTTGTAAGGAAGTGCATGTAATTCATCGTAGAGATGAGTTTCGAGCAGCGAAAACATTTATTACAAAGTTATTATCTCTTGAGAATGTAACAGTTCATTGGAACAGTGTTGTCGATGAAATTGTTGGTACAGATGCTGTTAATGCAGTTAAGGTACGAAATGTTGCTACAGAAGAAACATCAGAACTTAATGTGGATGGTGTATTTATTGCGGTTGGTAATGTACCGAATTCTGAAGTATATACACCTGCAGTTGCTGTTGATAGGGGTGGTTATATTATTGCAGATGAAAGTTGCGAAACCAATGTTCCAGGTATATTCGCAGCAGGGGATATCCGTACAAAGGAACTTAGACAAGTAATTACTGCAGCATCCGATGGAGCGGTTGCGGTAACTGGTGTAGAGCGTTATTTAAATCACTTATAG